The sequence GCAATACGGAGGTGACGGGATATTGGTATTTAGATTCACCAGGGGATTGGACGCCGTCGGCATCGTTGGTTGAGTTTCTCGCAGCAGGTGCACCACCGATTTACATTGGCTTTGGCAGTATGGGCAATCGGGATGCGGCGGCAACGGCGGAATTGGTTTTGAGCGCGATCGAGCAAACTGGCCAGCGGGCAGTGCTCTCCTCGGGCTGGGGTGGACTACAACCTGAGACGGTGCCAGATACGGTTTATCTAATCGATGCGATTCCCCACGATTGGCTGTTTCCCCGGATGGCGGCAGTGGTCCATCACGGTGGTGCGGGGACAACAGCGGCAGGACTGCGAGCCGGAGTGCCTAGCATTATCATTCCGTTTTTTGGTGACCAGGGCTTTTGGGGCGATCGGGTAGCAAAACTGGGTGTCGGAACGGCTCCGATTCCCCGTAAGAAATTGACGGCGGAACGCTTGGCGCAAGCAATTCTGACCGTCGTGAGTGATGCGGCAATGCAGCAGCAGGCCGCTAGCTTAGGGGCGCAAATTCAAGCCGAAGATGGGATTGCCAGAGTGGTGACGACGATAGAAGAAATTAATCCGCTAAAACTTGTCTCAATCGCGCATGATGCGGAATTTTCCGGTGATTAGCTGTACTGTTGATTAGCGGTGCTGCGCCCAACATACGGTGTTGTTGTGTGGGCGTCGCTTGAAGTTGACAAAGTATGTTTCGAGGCTGGTTTCTTCTGTGATCTGACAGTCTTCGTCACAATGCCAATGAATCCGTTCGATGCCGGTGAACCATTCTATGACCCATGCGCCGACGCGGTTGTCGGGCCAGAGGCTGTGGAGCTGTTCAAGGGTGTTTGTTTGGACGATCAGGATATTGCCGTTTTGGTAGGCGCAGCAGAGAAAATCGATCAGCATCGGGGATTGACCGCATTGTAGTTTGTGAGATCGAAGGGAACATCCAATCTACTGCTACCAAATATTTATTTCAAAGAAGAAAATTTTAACCTTATCTAAACCTTCTGGCGGATTGGTGGTGCGCGATCGTAGTCAAAATCCATAGTGGAAAGGGTACCCACGTTGAGCTAATTATTTGTTGGCTGTCAAGGAGTTGGGGGGTTGTGAGTCAGGCGGCTTAGGACTTTGAACGTCGATCGGCGATCCAATACACAATCAGGAAGCCCCCTGCGAGTCCACCGATCATCAGCCAGGGGTAACGATCGAACAGCCAGCCGATGCTGGAGCGTAAGAAGACTAATGCCCAGCCTGCCAGGAGTAGCAGTATGCCGACTCCGGCAAATACGGCGACCATTTTGCCAAAGGTGATGAGGTAAATACGTGCTAAGCCTGCCGGGGTCTCGGTATCCCATTGATGGTTGGTAACGGCGATCGCGCCTAAGGCTGATACGGCAGTAAAGAGTACTTCGAGGATAGCCAGCCCTGCAATCCTGTTAGTATCGAGCCACTCCCAATGCTGTTGAGTCAAAATCCCAGCCCAGGCGCTGAGGGAAAGCGCGGCGATCACGAGGATGATGAGTACGAGGTGTTTGATCAATTCTTGACTCATGCGTTTAAGTTTACTGCGCCAAGTTGTGGCGTAGTGCAAGCGCTTGATGCATCTTGCTAGATGGCTAACTCAGCTATATTTATTGCGGGTGGCGATCGATTTTGATATTCGTGACCATAGTGACTATCTTGGGAAGCAGCTGGAGGTATAGTGTTGCCTGCTTTATCCATTTAGAATAGAAGGTGCAAACTTATTGCCTCTCAGGTAGCCGGCATGGTAAGAGCCTTTGCCAAAACGCTAACACTGCAGGAATTTTTGCAACAGCCAGAGACTAAACCTGCGACTGAGTATCTTAATGGGGAAATTATTCAGAAGCCTATGCCTAAGGGTCGGCACAGACGTTTGCAAGTAAAACTCTGCACGACGACTAATTAAGTCTCAGAGGACACAAAAATCGCCTATGCTTTTCCCGAATTACGGTGTAGTTTTGGGGAACGATCGGTGGTGCTAGATGTATCAGTTTTTCGCTGGAGCAACGGCCCAATAAGGTATTAGATAATATTCTCTATCGCTTAAAAAATGGTAGTCGTCTAGGCTGGTTTATCGATCCAGATGATTTCAGTATTTTGTTCTTACGACCTCAACAGCAGCCAGTGCTGTATCGTGGCGATCGAGTGGTGCCTGTTCTCTCTGACCTGGACTTGATTCTTACAGCTAGTCAAGTCTTTAGCTGGTTAAATATGGTCTAACGGTTGAATTCTTCCAGTCGGCACTAGTGATACCAATTCTATTTTTATGCCCAGTCGCCAACTCGGGTGTGATTCTTTGTTCTGTTACATGCTGTTCAAGGAGTATCATTCTCTAGTTGGAGCGCTGCCAACAGTTTAGAATACAAGGTCTTGACGGCCTCGACAGCAGACTTTTCAACAATGTTGTGCTCGTTTTTTTCATCAACAACCCGATATGCTACTGAACGTTTGCTGGGTATTGAGCAATTGTGTTGTTCACACCATGATTCAAGTTGCTTTGGTCTGTTTGAACCGGAGAGTTTATTGTCAGGAATTGCCGGGCATCCAGACATTTCGAGGTCAACATTCACACACCGCAAATACACGTCCGCGGAAATGTAGTCTTCCAAGACGGTTTCTTGTCCATTTAGCATCGGCAAGTCAACGATACGCGATTGGTCAACACCAGCCTTAAGGATCTTTGCCCTAATGGCGCGGCCCGCCGAATCGCCATCAACGAGATAAATGGTACGTGTTGATTCGCTGTCAATAATACCGATTTGTTCATTCGTTTGACTGGACAGCCCGGGCACAATCTGGAAACCAATCGAGTCTACTTCAAGTACCTGCTTTAAGATTGCGGGGACGAGTATCATGTCCGCTGCGCCTTCGCCAACCACGGAGTATCTCATTGGCATGAATGCTAGTGTTCTGGCCCCCATTGCAAATAGCAGTGGTGAGAATCCAGGGCGTTCACTCTGCCAAAACCAATTTTCGACGATACTGTACGGATCATCAGTAGCGACCATTCTTATACCGGAGCCCAAATCTTCAGGAAGACAACCGACAGAGTGGGTTGTGTAGATGACCTTGGAGGCAAGATGCTGCTTCGCAAGCGTCTGAACCAAATCAGCTTGTGCGTCATAATGAAGGTGTATTTCGGCTTCGTCGATTAGAACAATCGGGCGAGTCTTCGATGTGGCACGCTTCGACAGAAACAATAGCAACGCAAGGAACTGTCGCAGGCCTTCGCTTCGCTCAATAACCTTGACGTAGTCTCCTCCTTGAGATTTCAAGAGGACTTGAAGGCGAAAAGAATCTAACTCAAGGCTGAGCGACAGTCTTGATTGAGTCCAAGCGTCCCTCAGCAAATCGTTGATAGTGTCTTCTGCTGCTTCGAGCAGCGTACGGACCTTGCCGCGATCATCATTTTTTTGGGCGGTATGTAGGGCCTGCAAATCCAGCCCCGAAGCGGCGCAGAGATTTTGCAATGCGGTCGGTATTGGTTTCTTTCGTATGCCCCGTTTCCGATCCTCAAAAAAGTACCCTTGGATGTTGTATTCGGAAAGCAGATCTCGATCCGATGCGTCAAACAGTAGAATGTGTGGGCGTGACTTCCAGAGATGCTCCATAATCCGAGTGGTCGGAGGCTGAAGCGACTCAAGACTATGTAATGAAGTCAGTTGTTCTGTGAGGACTGTTTGATTAAGGTTGTTGTTCTCTTCAGCAAGCTGTTCAGCAAGCTGCTCGATAGACTTCAGTAAGGAATTAGGGAGTTTCTCGCTTTCGGAAGAAAGGCCCGAAATGACCTCTTGGCATAAATCGAAATGAGTGTTGTCATGGCCGCCGTCGTTTCCCCTATCGTCTGATTCGCTAGGTCTCTGTGATTCAATATATGCACGGATTGCGTCAATAGTCTTGACGCGGCGAGAAAGTGTGAGTTGTGGTCGCGGTTTTATATCATGTGTGTACTCACCATCAACCTTTTTGGTAACCACATACCACCGTACATCCTCAGATCCTTGGATATCTGATAGTTCTGCGTGATCAGATGCATCGAGTGCGAATGTCCACTCTGCGACAACATCCGTAGATGCCATTTGTTTCCTGCGTGTCAGTTCTTGGGCACTTCCTTGTTGGACAAAGGCAGAATCATCACTGAAATGGCGTAAGCAATGAAGCAAGGAGGTTTTTCCCGCTTCATTGGGACCAACAATCGCGACAAGTTTGCCATCGAGGTTTATTTTCGACTTGGCGCAAAAACGCTTGTAACCTTCAACTTCAAACCAAACAAGATTCATTCTACGCCCGTACGCTTACTTTCATGGAACAATGTCCGGCTTTGACACCTAAATGATCAACTCAGCGACAGAACTGCAAATACACCGAAAGTTGACGGATGTCGAGATTATGTTTATATATCAGGAAACTTTCGGCATATCCCCTAGAATAACTCGAAAATTTGCTGCATATCTTGCCAATGGGGGCGATATATCAGCTTATTTTTGAATATGGATCTGTCCATATAGCTACGCTCCAAAAAGCTCCTGGAACTTGTTCAAGAGAAAATTCGCCGGAAGCATTACGCATCATCGTACCTAACAGAGCTATATTTAACGGGTTGGATTGACATTCTAATTTAGGAAAAATGACATCCGAATGAAATGGGTGTACCTGAGATCGAAGCATTGTTGAGCAACTTGGTAGTCACAGAAAAAGTGCTATTTCAATCCAGGTACTAATTCCCAGTTCCTCACCCTCTAACCTTTCACCAATGACTCCCAACCAAGACTGTCAAGTGCTTCATTTCGACGCATAGGCCGAGTCACCAACTCCAACAAGTCACGGACATTGCTGAAGCCGTGAATATTGGCGAAGGTAAACTCCACCGACCACTTGGTCGTAATCCCCCGTGCTTCAAGCGGGTTAGCGTGGGCCATGCCCGTAATCACTAGATCCGGCTTGATCGCATGAATCCGTTGGAGCTGGTTATAGTTATCGGGCTTTTCGATAATCTTCGGCAGCGGGCTATTCATTTCCCGGCAGGTGCGCTCCAGCATTGCCAATTCCGCTTTCTGATAGCGCTTATCCATATAGGGAATGCCAATCTCTGGCACATGCATGCCACACCGGATTAGGAACCGGGCTAGAGAGATTTCGAGTAAGTTGTCGCCCATAAAGAAGACCGACTTGCCACGAATTAGGGAAACGTAGTCTTCGACCGAATCCCAAATCTTTTGTTCGCGCTCTTCCAGTCCGTGGGTTTCCACGCCCAGCGCATCACAAATATGCTCGACCCAAGCCCGCGTGCCATCAGGGCCGATGGGGAATGGTGCATTAATCAAGTTCGCCTTGCGTCGCCGCATCAAACTCGTTGCCGTCTTGGATAGGAATGGATTAACCCCTGCAACAAAGTTGCCGGGATCAATCACGGGTAAATCGCTATAGTGCTGCTCCGGCATCCAACCAGTGACTTTGACACCTTGCTTTTTCAGTTCGAGGGATAGCTGTGTTGTGACCGCACCCGGCAGCGAACCGAATAATACTAGCGGCTCATGATCGGCATAAACCGTCTCTTCAACCGCTGTTTCAGTGGGTTCTGCTTCTTTTTTCCCACCGAAGCTGAAGAGCTTCTTAACGGCGTTTTGATCAGCGGCTTTCTCGACGACCGGCGTTTTCGCCGCAATATCGGCAGAGGTCGGACAGCGCTGAGCCATTGCCGCTAGTACGGTGTCTTCCCCTTGGGTAAAGGCATAGTCCAAACCATTCGCCCGGGCTACGACGATCGGGATACCAATGTCCGCTTCCAGCTTCGGTGCGAGACCTTCCAGGTCAGTCTTGATAATTTCGGTAGTGCAGGTGCCAATCCAGACGATGACGGAAGGATTACGATCGCGCTTGATTTGTTCGCAGAGGCGCTTTAGCTCTTCGTAGTCATTCAGTTGGGCGGAGATATCCGCTTCTTCTAGTTCGGCCATCGCATAGCGTGGCTCGGCAAAGATCATCACGCCCATGGCATTTTGGAGGAAATAGCCACAGGTTTTTGTCCCGATTACGAGGAAGAAACTATCCTCAATTTTCTGATACAGCCACGCGACGCAGCTAATCGGGCAAAACGTATGGTAATTACCGGTTTCGCAGTCAAATTCCAATGGTTGGGGGGTGGTGTCTGCAAGTGTCATAGGTATATATGAAGCGAGAGGATAAAGTGACGAAATGCCCGTAAAATGCTGCGATCGGACATTTACACTAGCGAATTGACAGCGTTGCTTCAGGCAACTCAGCTTGAGCAACCGCCGTTGGGTATCCCGTGGTCACGAGCGTTGATTCTGTATCCCACGGGAACCCCAGCCAGACAATTTAAGCAGCCAGACAATTTAAGCGGTGACTAGCGACGGTTGAACGGCTTGGCCATCCTGTGGATTGAGATAGAAATCAGAGAGCAAGTTGAACAGCTCACGATCGGGCGCATCCTGTGGCACGACCCCTTCCGGCATGGCCAAAATCTGGTCCGC is a genomic window of Romeriopsis navalis LEGE 11480 containing:
- a CDS encoding Uma2 family endonuclease; the protein is MVRAFAKTLTLQEFLQQPETKPATEYLNGEIIQKPMPKGRHRRLQVKLCTTTN
- a CDS encoding AAA family ATPase, which translates into the protein MNLVWFEVEGYKRFCAKSKINLDGKLVAIVGPNEAGKTSLLHCLRHFSDDSAFVQQGSAQELTRRKQMASTDVVAEWTFALDASDHAELSDIQGSEDVRWYVVTKKVDGEYTHDIKPRPQLTLSRRVKTIDAIRAYIESQRPSESDDRGNDGGHDNTHFDLCQEVISGLSSESEKLPNSLLKSIEQLAEQLAEENNNLNQTVLTEQLTSLHSLESLQPPTTRIMEHLWKSRPHILLFDASDRDLLSEYNIQGYFFEDRKRGIRKKPIPTALQNLCAASGLDLQALHTAQKNDDRGKVRTLLEAAEDTINDLLRDAWTQSRLSLSLELDSFRLQVLLKSQGGDYVKVIERSEGLRQFLALLLFLSKRATSKTRPIVLIDEAEIHLHYDAQADLVQTLAKQHLASKVIYTTHSVGCLPEDLGSGIRMVATDDPYSIVENWFWQSERPGFSPLLFAMGARTLAFMPMRYSVVGEGAADMILVPAILKQVLEVDSIGFQIVPGLSSQTNEQIGIIDSESTRTIYLVDGDSAGRAIRAKILKAGVDQSRIVDLPMLNGQETVLEDYISADVYLRCVNVDLEMSGCPAIPDNKLSGSNRPKQLESWCEQHNCSIPSKRSVAYRVVDEKNEHNIVEKSAVEAVKTLYSKLLAALQLENDTP
- a CDS encoding ferredoxin:protochlorophyllide reductase (ATP-dependent) subunit N is translated as MTLADTTPQPLEFDCETGNYHTFCPISCVAWLYQKIEDSFFLVIGTKTCGYFLQNAMGVMIFAEPRYAMAELEEADISAQLNDYEELKRLCEQIKRDRNPSVIVWIGTCTTEIIKTDLEGLAPKLEADIGIPIVVARANGLDYAFTQGEDTVLAAMAQRCPTSADIAAKTPVVEKAADQNAVKKLFSFGGKKEAEPTETAVEETVYADHEPLVLFGSLPGAVTTQLSLELKKQGVKVTGWMPEQHYSDLPVIDPGNFVAGVNPFLSKTATSLMRRRKANLINAPFPIGPDGTRAWVEHICDALGVETHGLEEREQKIWDSVEDYVSLIRGKSVFFMGDNLLEISLARFLIRCGMHVPEIGIPYMDKRYQKAELAMLERTCREMNSPLPKIIEKPDNYNQLQRIHAIKPDLVITGMAHANPLEARGITTKWSVEFTFANIHGFSNVRDLLELVTRPMRRNEALDSLGWESLVKG